The sequence AAAAAATACATGCGAAAATTAGCTTCGATAATTTTATTCTTAGTTTTAACTGCAAATAGCTTTGGACAATCTAAGAATTCGCCATTACAAATAAGTCATCTTACGGGTGACTTTTATGTTTATAAAACGTTTCATGATTATAAAGGAACGTTGATTTCTGCCAATGCCATGTATCTGGTTACAGATAAAGGTGTTGTTTTGTTTGATGCTCCATGGGATCAAACACAATTTCAGCCTTTATTAGATTCAATAAAAGCAAAACATAATAAAGAAGTCGTAATGCTTTTTGCAACACATTCACATGATGATCGCGCAGGCGGATTTGATTTTTACAGAAAAAAAGGAATTAAAACGTATTCAATTCAATTGACGGATGATATTCTGAAAAAGAAAAATGAACCCAGAGCCGAATTTATAATCCCGAATGATAAAATTTTTACAGTTGGACAATATACTTTTGAGGTTTATTATCCAGGAAAAGGCCATGCGCCAGACAATATTGTAGCTTGGTTTCCAAAAGAAAAAGTGTTGTACGGAGGTTGTTTTGTGAAAAGTGCCGATGCTCAGGATCTGGGTTATTTAGGAGACGCTGATGTGAAAGAATGGAAAAATTCAATTGCAAGAGTTCAAACTAAATTTAAAAATCCAAAGTATATTATTCCGGGGCATGACGATTGGACTAATATTGAATCTTTAAATCATACTTTGAAATTGGTTGATGAGTATTTGGCTAAATCTTTAGAGAAATAATAGAGAGCCTTATCTTTATTGGAGGAATAGTGTAATTTGTTTATATTTGAGTCAGATAAAATTTTAAAAAATGAACTTTTTAGAAGATCACATATTAGATATTTCTAAGCTTTGTAAAACACACAAAGTAAAGGCTCTGTACGCTTTTGGTTCAGTGCTTAGAGAAGATTTAATGATAAAAGTGATGTCGATTTAGTCGTTGATTTTAAAGCTTTAGATGTTTTGGACTATGCAGATAATTATTTTGATTTTAAATTTTCTTTAGAAGAAATTTTCAAAAGACCAATTGATTTGTTAGAAGAAAAGGCAATTAAAAACCCTTATTTTAAAGAAAACTTAAATAAGCAAAAGCAATTAATTTATGGATAACGATATTAAAACTTGGCTGTTTGATATTCTGAATTCTATAAATGAAATTGAAAGTTATTTTCCAAAAACGATGCAATTTCAGGATTATGAAAGGAATATGCGTACTAAACGGCTGTGGAAAGAAATGTTGAAATTATAGGTGAAGCGATGAGTCGGATATTAAAAGTAAACAATGAAATTCAAATAACGGATTCCCGAAAAATTGTTGACGTAAGAAATAGAATTATTCACGGATACGATTCAGTTTCTGATGCTGTAATCTGGGGTATTGTGATAAAACAGCTTCCCATTCTTAAAAAAGAGGTTGAAAAAATACTTGCAGAATAATTAAAAATTATTCAAAATCCCATAAAATTTCTACATGTTTTTTATCGAAGTTATTTTACCGCTTTCCTTAGCAAAAACGTTTACTTATCGAATTTCTGAGGCCGAATTTCATTTCATTAAAAAAGGAATGCGCGTTGCGGTACCTTTTGGTAAAAACAAAATTTACACGGCGCTTGTTCTGGATATTCATGAAAATGCGCCAACATTATATGAAGCCAAAGAAATTCATCAAATTTTAGATGAAAAACCAATCGCGACAGAAATCCAAATTAAGCATTGGCTCTGGGTTGCAAATTATTATATGTGTGCAATTGGCGATGTATATCGCGGTGCTTTTCCGACGGGATTATTGCTGGAAAGTGAAACCATTATTTCGCACAAACCAGAAGTTTTGGTTAATGATTCTGAACTTTCAGATGATGAATTTTTGGTCTATGAAGCTTTACAGCATCAAAGCTCATTGAAAGTTCAGGAAATCGCTTCGATTTTAAATAAGAAAAATATACTTCCGGTTCTTCAAAAATTGATCAGCAAAGATATTATTGTTTTAGAAGAAGAAATAAAAGAAAGCTATAAGCCAAAAATGATTCGATATGTGAAATTACATTCGAAATACGAATCGGATAATGGTTTGGCCGAGTTGCTTGAAGTCTTGAAAAGCGCTAAGAAACAAAAAGAAATTGTTATGGCATTTTTTCAGCTGAGCGCTTCTGAGAAAAAGCCAATTACGGTAAAAAGACTGACTGAGTTTTCTAATGTTTCGTCTGCAGTTGTAAAAGCATTGGTTGAAAAAGAAATTTTTGAAGAATATTTTTTACAGCATGATAGGGTTACTTTTAGTGGTGAAAAATCAGAAAACGAACTTCAGTTAAGTGAAGCGCAGGAGAATGCCTTTAAAGCAATAAAAGAAAATTTTCTTGAGAAAGATGTTTGTTTGCTTCATGGTGTAACTTCAAGTGGAAAAACAGAAATCTATATCAAGTTAATTGAAGAATATTTGCAAACTGGAAGGCAGGTGTTGTATTTGCTTCCAGAAATTGCAGTCACCACACAATTAGTTGCTCGTTTGCGTTTTCATTTTGGAGATAAGGTGGCGGTTTTTCATTCAAAATATAATAATAATGAAAGAGTTGAGGTTTGGAGGCAAACGCTTGAGAATTCAGAAAAAGCGCAAATTATAATAGGAGCAAGATCAGCTTTGTTTTTGCCTTTTAATGATTTGGGATTGTTGATTGTTGATGAAGAACATGAACAAACATTTAAGCAGACTGATCCTGCGCCAAGATTTCATGCAAGAGATGCGGCAATTGTATTGGCTAATTTTCATACTGCAAAAGTAATTTTAGGTTCGGCAACTCCAAGTATTGAAACTTATTTTAATACACAAAACAATAAGTATGGACTGGTGACTCTTAGCGAACGTTATAAAAATGTTCGTTTGCCAGAAGTCGTGTTGGTTGATTTAAAAGACAAACATTTTAGAAAAAGAATGACAGGACATTTTAGTGATGTTCTTATTGATGAAATTGCAGAAGCTATGTCTTTAGGCGAACAAGTCATTCTATTTCAAAACAGAAGAGGATATTCTCCTATTATGGAGTGTTTGCGATGCGGTCATGTGCCACATTGCCAACAATGCGACGTAAGTTTGACGTACCATAAAAATAAAAATCAGCTTCGATGTCATTATTGTGGTTATTCAATTGCAAAACCTACTAATTGTCATAGTTGTTCCAGCATCGATTTGACAACGAAAGGTTTTGGAACAGAACAAATAGAGCAGGAGTTGGCATCGCTTTTTCCAAAAGCAAAAACGGCAAGAATGGACCAAGATACCACAAGGGGCAAATTTGGTTTTGAAAAAA comes from Flavobacterium sp. KACC 22761 and encodes:
- the bla-B1-FLAV gene encoding subclass B1 metallo-beta-lactamase, which translates into the protein MRKLASIILFLVLTANSFGQSKNSPLQISHLTGDFYVYKTFHDYKGTLISANAMYLVTDKGVVLFDAPWDQTQFQPLLDSIKAKHNKEVVMLFATHSHDDRAGGFDFYRKKGIKTYSIQLTDDILKKKNEPRAEFIIPNDKIFTVGQYTFEVYYPGKGHAPDNIVAWFPKEKVLYGGCFVKSADAQDLGYLGDADVKEWKNSIARVQTKFKNPKYIIPGHDDWTNIESLNHTLKLVDEYLAKSLEK
- a CDS encoding DUF86 domain-containing protein, with product MSRILKVNNEIQITDSRKIVDVRNRIIHGYDSVSDAVIWGIVIKQLPILKKEVEKILAE
- the priA gene encoding primosomal protein N' — protein: MFFIEVILPLSLAKTFTYRISEAEFHFIKKGMRVAVPFGKNKIYTALVLDIHENAPTLYEAKEIHQILDEKPIATEIQIKHWLWVANYYMCAIGDVYRGAFPTGLLLESETIISHKPEVLVNDSELSDDEFLVYEALQHQSSLKVQEIASILNKKNILPVLQKLISKDIIVLEEEIKESYKPKMIRYVKLHSKYESDNGLAELLEVLKSAKKQKEIVMAFFQLSASEKKPITVKRLTEFSNVSSAVVKALVEKEIFEEYFLQHDRVTFSGEKSENELQLSEAQENAFKAIKENFLEKDVCLLHGVTSSGKTEIYIKLIEEYLQTGRQVLYLLPEIAVTTQLVARLRFHFGDKVAVFHSKYNNNERVEVWRQTLENSEKAQIIIGARSALFLPFNDLGLLIVDEEHEQTFKQTDPAPRFHARDAAIVLANFHTAKVILGSATPSIETYFNTQNNKYGLVTLSERYKNVRLPEVVLVDLKDKHFRKRMTGHFSDVLIDEIAEAMSLGEQVILFQNRRGYSPIMECLRCGHVPHCQQCDVSLTYHKNKNQLRCHYCGYSIAKPTNCHSCSSIDLTTKGFGTEQIEQELASLFPKAKTARMDQDTTRGKFGFEKIIDNFKNREIDILVGTQMLAKGLDFENVSLVGIMNADNMLHHPDFRAFERSFQMMTQVAGRAGRSEKQGKAVIQTYNPNHNTIQQVTNHNYIGMYKEQLYDRQIYRYPPYFRIIKLTLKHRDFDRLKEGSMWLYQVLSQNLNMPVLGPEEPAISRIRNEYIRTILIKIPQNLHLGNTKKTIQKMLNSFEAVAQYRSIKVTVNVDFY